Proteins encoded by one window of Ramlibacter tataouinensis:
- a CDS encoding tripartite tricarboxylate transporter substrate binding protein has product MQRRLFTTAVAAAALVAVAGPASASSWPDKPIKLIVPYSAGGVTDQMGRALAEFASKRLGQAVVIENKTGANGTLGAVQMRTTDPAGYTLTMIPIGVFRMPHITGAQYDPLKDLTYISSVAGFNYYIAVNAASPWKTMAELIDYAKKKQGPVSYGTPGAYSSQHLGMAQLGTHVGADWVHIPFKGDADAMTALLGNHVQAVVSASSILPYVETGRMRVLAALGDKRSDELPNVPTLKELGYPVVHTSPIGIAGPKGMDPAVVKKLDATFRDVLNDPEFQAALKKFGLSSLYMDQASYAKYARDIYLGEKDALKAMVANVK; this is encoded by the coding sequence ATGCAAAGAAGATTGTTCACCACCGCCGTTGCTGCTGCCGCACTGGTTGCCGTCGCCGGGCCGGCCTCGGCCTCGAGCTGGCCGGACAAGCCGATCAAACTCATCGTGCCGTACTCGGCCGGCGGCGTGACCGACCAGATGGGCCGTGCCCTCGCCGAGTTCGCTTCGAAGCGCCTGGGGCAGGCTGTCGTCATCGAGAACAAGACCGGCGCCAACGGCACGCTCGGTGCGGTCCAGATGCGCACCACCGACCCGGCCGGCTACACGCTGACGATGATCCCGATCGGCGTGTTCCGCATGCCGCACATCACCGGCGCGCAGTACGACCCGCTGAAGGACCTGACCTACATCTCCTCGGTGGCCGGCTTCAACTACTACATCGCCGTCAATGCCGCCTCGCCCTGGAAGACGATGGCCGAACTGATCGACTACGCGAAGAAGAAGCAGGGGCCCGTCTCGTACGGCACCCCGGGTGCGTACAGCAGCCAGCACCTGGGCATGGCGCAGCTGGGCACGCACGTCGGCGCCGACTGGGTGCACATCCCGTTCAAGGGCGACGCCGATGCCATGACCGCCCTGCTGGGCAACCACGTGCAGGCCGTCGTCAGCGCGAGCTCCATCCTGCCGTACGTCGAGACCGGCCGCATGCGCGTGCTGGCGGCGCTGGGCGACAAGCGCTCGGACGAGCTGCCGAACGTGCCGACGCTCAAGGAGCTCGGATACCCGGTCGTGCACACCTCGCCGATCGGCATCGCGGGCCCGAAGGGCATGGACCCGGCCGTGGTGAAGAAGCTCGACGCCACGTTCCGCGACGTCCTGAACGATCCGGAATTCCAGGCAGCGCTGAAGAAGTTCGGCCTGTCGTCCCTGTACATGGACCAGGCCAGCTACGCCAAGTACGCGCGCGACATCTACCTGGGCGAGAAGGATGCGCTCAAGGCGATGGTCGCCAACGTGAAATAA
- a CDS encoding site-specific DNA-methyltransferase, with protein sequence MQELHDRGEIVLSSTGRSLSRKRFLKDAKGTPVTDLWDDLNRVSPTSNERLDYPTQKPEVLLERIIANSSNPGQIVLDFFMGSGTTLSVSTKLGRRFIGADINLGAIQTTSKRLIRLADELRQRPLDPKIKFFPGLEVYNVNHYDVFRNPIQAKDLLIEALEVQKLEFSTVFDGEKDGRMVKIMPVNRIATRADLNELIAGFDYKAWQRKQNESPNRPVEKIALVCMGHEPDLAAQLELAAKPFKIDVEVLDILRDKADLEFKRDSQAKVSIKMGDLVIEKFYPMNLLQKLSLQKESVEDWKELVESVLIDWNFDGAVLQPAVVDIPGKDYLVMGAYKVPDDAGTIRVKITDLLSESWEGSVGNGD encoded by the coding sequence ATGCAGGAACTGCATGACAGGGGAGAGATCGTTCTCTCATCCACTGGACGCTCCTTGAGCAGAAAACGGTTTCTTAAGGATGCAAAGGGAACACCGGTGACCGACCTCTGGGATGATTTGAACCGGGTTAGTCCCACATCAAACGAAAGGCTCGACTATCCGACTCAGAAGCCAGAAGTACTGTTGGAGCGAATAATCGCCAACTCGTCAAATCCCGGGCAGATCGTACTTGATTTCTTTATGGGATCAGGCACCACGCTTTCGGTTTCCACGAAGCTAGGTCGCCGATTTATCGGGGCGGACATTAATCTTGGAGCAATTCAAACAACGTCCAAACGGCTCATCCGCCTAGCAGACGAATTACGCCAAAGACCACTTGACCCGAAAATAAAGTTCTTTCCGGGGCTCGAGGTGTACAACGTCAATCACTACGACGTTTTTCGCAATCCTATTCAAGCCAAGGATCTGCTGATCGAGGCGCTTGAAGTTCAGAAACTCGAATTCAGCACTGTGTTCGACGGAGAGAAGGACGGGCGCATGGTCAAGATCATGCCCGTCAACCGCATCGCCACGCGCGCCGATCTGAACGAGCTTATCGCTGGCTTTGACTACAAGGCTTGGCAGCGCAAACAGAACGAGAGCCCAAACCGTCCGGTCGAGAAGATCGCCCTTGTTTGCATGGGCCACGAACCTGACTTGGCCGCACAACTGGAACTTGCCGCCAAGCCTTTCAAGATTGACGTGGAAGTGCTCGACATTCTGCGCGACAAGGCCGATTTAGAGTTCAAGCGCGATTCGCAGGCCAAGGTGTCCATCAAGATGGGCGATTTGGTCATCGAGAAGTTCTACCCGATGAACCTGCTGCAAAAGCTCTCGCTGCAGAAGGAGTCAGTCGAGGACTGGAAGGAGCTAGTCGAGTCGGTGCTGATCGACTGGAATTTCGACGGCGCAGTGCTACAACCGGCCGTGGTCGATATTCCTGGCAAGGACTATCTAGTCATGGGTGCGTACAAGGTGCCGGATGACGCGGGCACCATCCGCGTGAAGATCACCGACCTGCTCTCGGAGTCGTGGGAAGGGAGCGTTGGCAATGGCGACTAA
- a CDS encoding trimeric intracellular cation channel family protein: MQPSPSAISTALLLAEALGTLAFAISGLIAAAGRKFDAVGVVMVAGVTAFGGGTLRDVLLERRPFFWVERVEWLWALLVLCLLAMLLLRARHFGITRRAILWPDAIGLGLFTANGAQIAHAMGLPALVCVLMGMITAVFGGVIRDVLCNDLPAVFSDHRPYAVCSFAGGWVLLGAHALGSPVWLALVAATLATAALRMAAVFSGWTLPPWNADEDA; this comes from the coding sequence ATGCAGCCCTCTCCCTCTGCCATCTCGACCGCCCTCCTGCTTGCCGAGGCCCTCGGCACGCTGGCCTTCGCCATCTCCGGGCTGATCGCCGCGGCCGGCCGCAAGTTCGACGCGGTGGGCGTGGTGATGGTGGCGGGCGTCACGGCCTTCGGCGGCGGGACGCTGCGCGACGTGCTGCTGGAGCGGCGGCCGTTCTTCTGGGTCGAGCGGGTGGAGTGGCTGTGGGCGCTGCTGGTGCTGTGCCTGCTGGCGATGCTGCTGCTGCGGGCCAGGCACTTCGGCATCACGCGGCGCGCCATCCTGTGGCCCGACGCGATCGGGCTCGGGCTGTTCACGGCCAACGGGGCGCAGATCGCCCACGCGATGGGGCTGCCGGCGCTGGTGTGCGTGCTGATGGGGATGATCACCGCGGTGTTCGGCGGCGTGATCCGCGACGTGCTGTGCAACGACCTGCCGGCCGTCTTCAGCGACCACCGCCCCTATGCCGTGTGCTCGTTTGCCGGCGGCTGGGTGCTGCTGGGCGCCCACGCGCTCGGCTCGCCGGTGTGGCTGGCGCTGGTGGCGGCGACGCTGGCCACCGCCGCCCTGCGCATGGCGGCCGTTTTCAGCGGCTGGACGCTGCCGCCCTGGAACGCGGACGAGGACGCCTGA
- a CDS encoding DNA methyltransferase has translation MSKNTPAQDSLQLATPDVGTTNVEKYQFEPIKGYPMLNWRGKRPFKSTQYYPAQLKEVHGEEVDGWRNKIFWGDNLQVMSHLLKEFRGKVDLIYIDPPFDSKADYKKQISLKGKTAANDRSSFEEKQYTDIWANDDYLQFMYERVVVARELLSETGTLYLHCDWHKSHHLRCILDEIFGSENCHNVITWKRSHAQSNTGQGAVHFGRVSDTIFIYSKSGKPIWNPQYVPYTQDVLDRDYKYTDEKTGERYRLMPVDGPGARQKGTRTMSSLASLATGGIQRRQCRNCMTGERSFSHPLDAP, from the coding sequence ATGAGCAAGAACACCCCAGCGCAGGACAGCCTGCAACTGGCAACGCCCGACGTTGGCACCACCAACGTTGAGAAGTATCAGTTTGAGCCCATCAAGGGCTACCCGATGCTGAACTGGCGCGGCAAGCGCCCGTTCAAGTCGACTCAGTATTACCCCGCACAATTGAAGGAAGTTCACGGCGAGGAAGTGGACGGATGGCGCAACAAGATTTTCTGGGGCGACAACCTTCAGGTGATGAGCCATCTTCTGAAGGAGTTCAGAGGCAAGGTCGATCTCATCTACATCGACCCACCATTTGACTCGAAGGCTGACTATAAGAAGCAGATTTCTTTGAAAGGGAAAACTGCGGCGAATGACCGATCTTCCTTCGAAGAGAAGCAATACACAGACATTTGGGCTAACGATGATTATCTGCAATTCATGTATGAACGCGTCGTCGTCGCAAGGGAACTACTCTCGGAGACAGGAACGCTGTATTTGCACTGTGACTGGCACAAGTCCCATCATCTTCGATGCATACTAGACGAAATCTTCGGGAGCGAAAACTGCCACAACGTGATCACTTGGAAACGATCGCACGCGCAGAGCAACACCGGGCAGGGGGCCGTTCACTTTGGACGGGTCTCCGACACTATTTTTATCTACTCAAAATCTGGAAAGCCGATCTGGAATCCGCAATACGTGCCGTATACCCAAGACGTCTTGGATCGAGATTACAAATATACGGACGAGAAGACTGGCGAACGATATCGACTAATGCCTGTTGACGGGCCAGGGGCGCGTCAAAAGGGAACCCGTACTATGAGTTCCTTGGCGTCACTGGCTACTGGAGGTATTCAAAGGAGACAATGCAGGAACTGCATGACAGGGGAGAGATCGTTCTCTCATCCACTGGACGCTCCTTGA
- a CDS encoding universal stress protein has translation MNIQTVAVLTDLSLREGMAVQRACRIAETHGAQLKLVYMPSGAQAALPNARQRVANAAAQIEESSGLRVNPVVAGGRSIDAIAAEFAGSDLLVLPDRRERTPMALFAGQPAERLLRRLDVPVLVVRSVPADDYGRILVAVNVGPECFEVVAAAAALEPTAELELFHATSTLKEAWLRSAEASEQSVRAYRQATTRHAQQHLLRVSDSFSARRNRVRTTIGRGDPARQALIQQEHTGAALVVVGKRRRAAWFDFLFGSAAQRILGWGRSDVLLVPQDLRGADQPVSAAPGGGAIGPWGGLVGMGGEGGHVR, from the coding sequence ATGAACATCCAGACCGTTGCGGTCCTGACCGACCTGTCGTTGCGAGAGGGCATGGCCGTGCAGCGTGCCTGCCGGATCGCCGAAACCCATGGTGCCCAGCTCAAGCTGGTGTACATGCCCAGCGGCGCGCAAGCGGCGCTGCCGAACGCGCGCCAGCGCGTGGCCAATGCCGCGGCGCAGATCGAGGAGTCCTCCGGCCTGCGCGTGAATCCCGTCGTGGCCGGGGGCCGCTCGATCGATGCGATCGCGGCCGAATTCGCCGGCAGCGACCTGCTGGTGCTGCCGGACCGGCGCGAGCGCACGCCGATGGCGCTGTTCGCCGGCCAGCCGGCCGAGCGGCTGCTGCGTCGCCTCGACGTGCCGGTGCTGGTGGTGCGATCGGTGCCGGCCGACGACTACGGCCGCATCCTGGTGGCTGTCAACGTCGGGCCCGAATGCTTCGAGGTGGTGGCCGCGGCCGCCGCGCTGGAGCCCACCGCGGAGCTGGAGCTGTTCCACGCGACCAGCACGCTGAAGGAGGCCTGGCTGCGCTCGGCCGAGGCGTCCGAGCAATCCGTGCGCGCCTACCGGCAGGCCACCACCCGGCATGCGCAGCAGCATCTGCTGCGCGTCTCCGATTCGTTCTCGGCGCGGCGCAACCGCGTGCGCACCACGATCGGCCGCGGTGACCCGGCGCGCCAGGCGCTGATCCAGCAGGAGCACACCGGTGCTGCGCTGGTGGTGGTCGGCAAGCGGCGGCGTGCCGCCTGGTTCGACTTCCTGTTCGGCAGTGCGGCCCAGCGCATCCTGGGTTGGGGCCGCAGCGACGTGCTGCTGGTGCCGCAGGACCTGCGCGGCGCCGACCAGCCGGTGTCCGCGGCGCCCGGCGGCGGTGCCATCGGCCCCTGGGGCGGCCTGGTGGGCATGGGTGGGGAGGGCGGCCATGTTCGCTGA
- a CDS encoding TnsA endonuclease N-terminal domain-containing protein, with amino-acid sequence MATKRATGKAASTSGASLDFAFFRFLRQFHQDNRSAIRQNYKELTRKFLDFNNPEKNPKVFLRQPQFEALETYVFLKEFLGNAKVEEIFKAWYERSGKFEGRKFGSFLGTAGQEMFQFGESDELELNSYKLLFEKMRKNSRAYPNYIFALTMGTGKTILMATCIFYEFLLGNKFEKDARYCHNALVFAPDKTVLQSLKEIEAFDLTRVVPPEYVNFLTTHLRFHYLEDAGTSLDTLDRSRFNIIVSNTQKIILKRQHKEKTSVDKLFGATGDTLAAKGVYADAADLYNFDQPEEEGELATNQRFEKLRRLEQLGIYVDEAHHAFGRALAKDMGVGVKESDTSLRTTIDILAASLNAAGTRVVACYNYTGTPYVGREVLPEVVYAYGLKEAIDKGFLKKVTLHGYSNTRTNEFVDIAIESFLKESGELRPEGLLPKLAFFAATIDELTGELRPAVERALLKHGIPTSRILVNVGDDKLTTNDDIREFNRLDTEGSDKQFILLVNKGREGWNCRSLFGVGLFREPKSKIFVLQATMRCLRAVGEAQHTGHVFLSDDNLETLNNELQQNFRISVDELQKTGKDKEPVQIRVVAPPVKIKLVRVHKQYQMREKKLVPGQTLGLDRADRESWNALIEKYRLIETQQDGLTAADAARASGSRTFDLTSRREKRVFSRLSLVAEVSRYLNRSPLDIEELLEATKEGTDELVAITNEFNGLLYDEIIPRLFRQLYDLDESQQTEEHEVDLIKMPPNGYYEVSAAKDKIVRMHDAQIKDEERAKSFHLDTYCFDSGSENLLFWDLLRERRVKKIYFTGMLTHGQSDFFIQYIDPDSRTVRSYYPDFIFQREELDGSLKYVIVEVKADNQIEDAVVQAKKDFAHQIAVASGMEYRIMKSTDADKRHYRLLL; translated from the coding sequence ATGGCGACTAAGCGTGCGACCGGCAAGGCAGCCAGCACGTCTGGTGCGTCGCTAGATTTCGCCTTCTTCCGCTTTCTGCGGCAGTTCCACCAAGACAACCGCAGCGCGATTCGCCAGAACTACAAGGAGCTAACCCGCAAGTTTCTCGACTTCAACAACCCGGAGAAAAACCCCAAGGTCTTCCTGCGCCAGCCGCAGTTCGAGGCACTGGAGACCTACGTCTTCCTCAAAGAGTTCCTCGGCAACGCCAAGGTCGAGGAGATCTTCAAAGCTTGGTACGAGCGCAGCGGGAAGTTCGAGGGGCGAAAATTCGGTTCCTTCCTTGGCACCGCCGGGCAGGAAATGTTCCAGTTCGGCGAATCGGACGAGCTGGAGCTGAACTCGTACAAGCTGCTGTTCGAGAAGATGCGCAAGAACTCGCGCGCTTACCCGAACTACATCTTCGCTCTGACGATGGGCACCGGCAAAACCATCCTGATGGCTACCTGCATCTTCTACGAGTTCCTGCTGGGCAACAAGTTCGAGAAGGACGCACGCTACTGCCATAACGCGCTGGTGTTCGCACCAGACAAGACAGTGCTGCAATCATTGAAGGAGATTGAGGCGTTCGACCTGACCCGCGTGGTGCCGCCGGAGTACGTCAACTTCCTGACTACGCACCTGCGCTTCCACTACCTTGAAGACGCGGGCACCTCGCTGGATACGCTGGATCGCTCACGCTTCAACATCATCGTCTCCAATACGCAGAAGATCATCCTCAAGCGCCAGCACAAGGAAAAGACCTCTGTCGACAAGCTGTTCGGCGCGACCGGCGATACCCTGGCCGCCAAAGGCGTCTACGCCGATGCCGCCGATCTCTACAACTTCGACCAGCCCGAGGAAGAAGGCGAGCTAGCCACCAATCAGCGCTTTGAGAAGCTGCGCCGCCTGGAGCAGTTGGGCATCTACGTTGACGAGGCTCACCACGCCTTCGGCAGGGCACTGGCCAAGGACATGGGTGTCGGGGTCAAGGAGTCGGACACTAGCCTGCGCACCACCATTGACATCCTGGCCGCCAGTCTAAACGCGGCGGGCACGCGGGTGGTGGCCTGCTACAACTACACAGGCACGCCCTATGTGGGGCGCGAGGTGTTGCCGGAGGTGGTCTATGCCTACGGCCTAAAGGAAGCGATCGACAAGGGCTTCCTCAAGAAGGTCACGCTGCACGGCTACTCCAACACCCGCACCAACGAGTTCGTTGATATCGCCATCGAGAGCTTCCTGAAGGAATCGGGCGAGCTGCGTCCGGAAGGACTCTTGCCCAAGCTGGCCTTCTTTGCGGCAACCATCGACGAGCTGACCGGTGAACTGCGACCAGCAGTGGAGCGTGCGCTGCTCAAGCACGGTATCCCCACCTCGCGCATCCTGGTCAACGTGGGCGACGATAAGCTCACCACCAACGACGACATCCGCGAGTTCAACCGGCTGGATACCGAAGGCTCGGACAAGCAGTTCATCCTGCTGGTCAACAAGGGCCGGGAAGGCTGGAACTGTCGCTCGCTGTTCGGCGTGGGACTATTCCGTGAGCCCAAGTCAAAGATTTTCGTACTGCAGGCCACGATGCGCTGCCTTCGCGCCGTCGGGGAGGCCCAACACACCGGCCACGTCTTCCTGTCGGATGACAACCTGGAGACCTTAAACAACGAGCTGCAGCAGAACTTCCGCATCAGCGTCGACGAGCTGCAAAAAACAGGCAAGGATAAGGAGCCGGTGCAAATCCGCGTCGTGGCGCCACCGGTCAAGATTAAGCTTGTGCGTGTGCACAAGCAGTACCAGATGCGCGAGAAGAAGCTTGTGCCCGGCCAAACGCTGGGCCTCGACCGAGCGGACAGGGAAAGCTGGAATGCGTTGATCGAGAAGTACCGCCTGATCGAAACACAGCAGGACGGCCTGACTGCTGCCGACGCGGCGCGTGCTTCCGGTAGTCGCACCTTCGACCTGACCTCGCGCCGGGAAAAGCGGGTGTTCTCACGACTGTCTCTGGTGGCCGAGGTGTCTCGCTATCTGAACCGAAGCCCGCTGGACATCGAAGAGTTGTTGGAGGCGACCAAGGAAGGCACCGACGAACTGGTGGCGATCACCAATGAGTTCAACGGGCTTCTGTACGACGAGATCATCCCGCGTCTGTTTCGCCAACTCTACGACTTGGACGAGTCACAGCAAACCGAGGAGCACGAGGTCGATCTGATCAAGATGCCTCCGAACGGTTACTACGAGGTGTCGGCGGCGAAGGACAAAATCGTCCGGATGCACGACGCGCAGATCAAGGACGAGGAGCGCGCCAAGAGCTTCCATCTCGACACCTACTGTTTTGACTCCGGCTCTGAGAACTTGCTGTTCTGGGATCTGTTGCGCGAGCGGCGGGTGAAGAAGATCTACTTCACCGGGATGTTGACCCACGGCCAGTCCGACTTCTTCATCCAATACATCGACCCCGATTCACGCACTGTGCGCAGCTACTACCCCGACTTCATCTTCCAGCGAGAAGAGCTGGATGGCAGCCTGAAATACGTAATCGTCGAGGTAAAGGCCGACAACCAGATCGAAGATGCCGTGGTGCAGGCCAAGAAGGACTTCGCCCACCAGATCGCGGTGGCCAGCGGGATGGAATATCGGATCATGAAGTCCACTGACGCTGATAAGCGACACTATCGGCTGCTTCTGTAG
- a CDS encoding N-acetyltransferase, with the protein MLARWLPRLPTGPRGLDTRADLRIDVDLRPEDLEGELDNLYRRLRTPGDAMFGSATAPINLPGLMFRTREADGETYVYVEDVVHARLAGYTVFNRLVELNRRADRHLRAPHSRYSPDYQRRGIATAVYEWGLGGGLCLISGARQSAGAHGLWRALARRRELIYVDVRDKALRCLGSEVDDAVLDELHTRMVMLGNGWTLEGLCAATGMRPLAQQAEASNDPVAQEADPVRRPRPRSRAAASSR; encoded by the coding sequence TTGCTCGCGCGCTGGCTCCCGCGGCTGCCGACCGGACCGCGCGGCCTGGACACCCGCGCCGACCTGCGCATCGACGTCGACCTGCGCCCCGAGGACCTCGAGGGCGAACTGGACAACCTCTACCGCCGCTTGCGAACGCCGGGCGATGCCATGTTCGGCAGCGCCACCGCGCCCATCAACCTGCCCGGCCTCATGTTCCGCACGCGCGAGGCCGACGGCGAGACCTACGTCTACGTCGAAGACGTGGTGCACGCCCGCCTGGCCGGCTACACCGTGTTCAACCGCCTGGTCGAGCTGAACCGCCGCGCCGACCGCCACCTGCGCGCGCCGCACTCGCGCTACTCGCCCGACTACCAGCGCCGCGGCATCGCCACCGCGGTGTACGAGTGGGGACTGGGCGGCGGCCTGTGCCTGATCAGCGGCGCACGCCAGTCGGCCGGCGCGCACGGCCTCTGGCGCGCACTCGCCCGCAGGCGCGAACTGATCTACGTGGACGTGCGCGACAAGGCGCTGCGCTGCCTGGGCAGCGAAGTGGACGATGCGGTGCTCGACGAGCTGCACACGCGCATGGTGATGCTGGGCAACGGCTGGACCCTGGAGGGGCTGTGCGCCGCCACCGGCATGCGGCCGCTGGCGCAGCAGGCCGAGGCCAGCAACGACCCGGTGGCGCAGGAAGCCGATCCGGTCAGGCGTCCTCGTCCGCGTTCCAGGGCGGCAGCGTCCAGCCGCTGA